From the genome of Nicotiana sylvestris chromosome 2, ASM39365v2, whole genome shotgun sequence, one region includes:
- the LOC104210990 gene encoding uncharacterized protein, which translates to MASAKRESCVSDEPEAKKAKVEEGPSQLPVSTPRVVLNPADCDLDFNVEGNGLQGSALYEQGFAYCWSGARANMGITGGKYCFGCRIVSDQPVDMEDTPLDQQHLCRVGISRGDDAVGNLGETLHSFGFGGTGKFSSHGQFSEYGEKFGVGDTIICCVDLESSPLASIGFSKNGKWLGIAKQFNAGPTGLEVVDCPMKNLQWHSALFPHVLLKNVVVHMQFSIDDGLAPVEGYRPWSCAMEDGKAITGPSFLNLCDCEVIMMVGLPASGKSTWAEKWVTEHPEKRYVLLGTNLALDLMKVPGLLRKNNYGERFERLMDRATGIFNTLLSRASRIPRNFIIDQTNVYKNARKRKLKPFANYKKIAVVIVPTPEELKLRGEKRFKEMGKEVPAEAVNEMLVNFVLPTSKDMPRADEYFDEVRFEELGRAEAQRCLDEMKANVNSKREITPYSRGSSVQSLNSPSMQRHCQSYSGSSLLSHRNLSGGQPNSSYAQPPLQAPRETYFATPSSYDPMGDFGCHESRSAYGNSRGYEMEAQSAIRGGIYEPHAGYGAWNAAELHRSSMNDPYLRTSGGPRYLPPDSRGPAFESRMPAPYGFPHGVPAPRPPYGNFPSGAQDPGVYAPPRPRYY; encoded by the exons atTTCAATGTTGAAGGAAATGGATTACAAGGTTCAGCGCTTTATGAGCAAGGATTTGCTTATTGCTGGTCAGGTGCTCGAGCCAATATGGGAATCACTGGAGGAAAGTACTGCTTTGGTTGCAGAATTGTTTCAGATCAGCCCGTAGACATGGAAGATACACCACTAGATCAGCAACATCTCTGTCGTGTTGGCATCTCAAGGGGAGATGATGCAGTAGGAAACCTTGGGGAAACCCTTCACAGTTTTGGGTTTGGGGGTACTGGAAAATTTTCAAGTCATGGACAGTTTTCTGAATatggtgaaaaatttggggttGGTGATACCATAATTTGTTGTGTTGACCTTGAGTCTAGCCCTTTGGCTTCCATAGGTTTCTCTAAAAATGGGAAGTGGCTGGGAATAGCAAAGCAATTTAATGCAGGTCCAACTGGCCTTGAAGTGGTGGATTGTCCAATGAAAAATCTACAGTGGCATTCAGCTCTTTTCCCTCATGTCTTGCTTAAAAATGTAGTTGTGCACATGCAGTTTAGCATAGACGACGGATTAGCTCCTGTGGAAGGATATAGACCATGGTCTTGTGCCATGGAAGATGGGAAAGCCATAACAGGCCCTAGCTTTCTGAATCTGTGCGATTGTGAAGTTATAATGATGGTAGGACTGCCTGCTTCCGGCAAGAGTACCTGGGCTGAGAAATGGGTGACGGAACATCCAGAAAAGCGATATGTTTTGCTTGGAACTAATTTGGCTTTGGATCTAATGAAG GTTCCTGGTTTGCTGCGCAAAAATAACTATGGTGAAAGATTTGAACGTTTAATGGACCGCGCTACTGGAATATTCAACACTCTTTTGTCTAGGGCTTCCCGGATTCCTCGTAATTTCATAATTGATCAGACAAATGTCTACAAAAATGCTCGCAAGCGCAAATTGAAGCCTTTTGCAAACTATAAGAAG ATTGCTGTTGTGATTGTTCCAACACCTGAAGAGCTCAAGCTCCGTGGTGAGAAGCGATTCAAAGAAATGGGCAAGGAGGTTCCTGCCGAAGCAGTAAATGAAATGTTAG TGAATTTCGTTTTACCTACGAGCAAAGATATGCCTCGAGCAGATGAGTACTTTGATGAG GTACGATTTGAAGAACTTGGCAGAGCGGAGGCTCAGAGATGCTTGGATGAGATGAAAGCAAATGTGAATTCGAAGAGGGAAATTACCCCTTATTCTCGTGGAAGTTCTGTGCAGTCACTTAACAGCCCATCAATGCAGCGCCATTGCCAATCATACAGTGGTTCCTCATTGCTGAGTCACAGAAATTTATCAG GTGGACAACCAAATAGTTCATATGCTCAGCCTCCACTGCAAGCACCTCGTGAAACCTACTTCGCGACCCCTTCCAGTTATGACCCCATGGGTGATTTTGGTTGCCATGAAAGTCGCAGTGCCTATGGCAATTCAAGGGGATATGAGATGGAAGCTCAATCAGCTATCCGTGGAGGGATTTATGAGCCTCATGCGGGTTATGGAGCTTGGAATGCAGCTGAGTTACACCGGAGCAGCATGAATGATCCCTACTTGAGGACGTCTGGTGGTCCAAGATATCTTCCACCTGACTCAAGAGGACCCGCTTTTGAATCGAGGATGCCAGCACCATATG GCTTTCCTCATGGGGTTCCAGCTCCAAGACCGCCATATGGAAATTTTCCTTCCGGAGCACAGGATCCTGGTGTATACGCTCCACCTCGTCCAAGATACTACTGA